Proteins co-encoded in one Desulfitobacterium hafniense DCB-2 genomic window:
- a CDS encoding ABC transporter ATP-binding protein: protein MSSAGKQKTGTARLLELAGTKKPLIIGAGVLSALASIVSFVPYIAIYLIVKEVLTALPDLEVLNSALMIRYGWLAFGGVVGNILLYFGALSCSHLAAFGTLYELKVNFATHLAKVPLGFHVMIGSGKLRKITDDNIEKVEGFIAHQLPDLVAAFVAPVVMIVILLAVDWRLGLAALAGVIVAFLIQMSVYGNEGSKAMMKKYQASLEDMNNASVEYVRGISVVKAFRQTVYSFRRLHDTIKAYTSMVIPYTLSWQNSFSAFVALVNNIYLFVVPVGIFIGMRTTDYIGFLSNFIFYLIFVQSVATILMKIMYVNGNAMKIIGGVEAMDRVLAEPELPQPANPQTVTQYDVNFGDVVFSYDKDKKTEALSGVSFVAKQGQITAIVGPSGGGKSTIAHLIPRFFDVSGGQITIGGVDVRQMNSHYLMEKVTFVFQDVFLFKQSVMDNIRMGNPQASDQEVREAAQAAQCHDFIMKLPQGYDTVIGTRGVHLSGGEKQRIAIARAIVKDAPIVVLDEATAFADPENEHLIQKAFERLMKDKTVIMIAHRLSTVQGADKIVVVEEGKVCEEGTHEELLARGGKYAAMWKTYMDTASWTMSQEEVFAHA, encoded by the coding sequence ATGTCATCCGCTGGGAAGCAAAAAACCGGCACGGCGCGTCTGCTCGAACTTGCCGGTACCAAAAAACCGCTGATCATTGGCGCCGGAGTATTGTCGGCCCTGGCATCCATTGTGAGCTTTGTGCCCTATATCGCTATCTATCTGATTGTGAAGGAAGTCTTAACCGCTTTGCCGGATCTGGAGGTCCTGAACAGTGCTCTGATGATTCGCTATGGCTGGCTGGCCTTTGGCGGAGTGGTGGGAAATATCCTGCTTTATTTCGGGGCCCTGAGCTGCTCCCATCTGGCGGCCTTCGGCACCCTGTACGAACTGAAGGTCAACTTTGCCACCCATCTGGCCAAGGTTCCCCTGGGTTTTCATGTGATGATCGGCAGCGGCAAGCTGCGGAAAATCACCGATGATAATATTGAAAAGGTGGAAGGGTTCATTGCCCACCAACTGCCCGATCTGGTGGCCGCTTTTGTGGCGCCGGTGGTGATGATCGTGATTCTGCTGGCGGTGGACTGGCGGCTGGGGCTGGCGGCCCTGGCGGGAGTTATCGTCGCTTTTTTGATCCAGATGTCCGTCTATGGCAATGAAGGGTCCAAGGCCATGATGAAAAAATATCAGGCCTCTCTGGAGGATATGAACAACGCTTCGGTAGAGTATGTGCGGGGAATTTCGGTGGTGAAGGCTTTCCGGCAGACGGTCTATTCCTTCCGCCGTCTTCATGACACCATCAAGGCCTATACCTCCATGGTCATCCCTTACACCTTAAGCTGGCAAAACTCTTTTTCGGCGTTTGTCGCCCTGGTCAACAATATCTATCTTTTTGTGGTGCCGGTGGGAATTTTCATCGGGATGAGAACCACGGACTATATCGGCTTTTTAAGTAATTTTATTTTCTATTTGATTTTTGTCCAGTCGGTGGCCACGATTTTGATGAAGATCATGTATGTCAACGGCAACGCCATGAAGATCATCGGCGGGGTGGAGGCCATGGACAGGGTCTTGGCGGAACCGGAGCTCCCTCAGCCGGCTAATCCCCAAACGGTGACCCAATATGATGTGAACTTTGGGGATGTGGTGTTTTCTTACGACAAAGACAAGAAAACCGAGGCTCTTTCCGGGGTGAGCTTTGTGGCGAAGCAGGGGCAGATCACCGCGATTGTGGGCCCTTCCGGCGGGGGTAAAAGCACCATCGCCCATTTGATTCCCCGGTTTTTTGATGTCAGCGGGGGACAGATCACCATCGGCGGTGTAGATGTGCGGCAGATGAACAGCCATTACCTGATGGAGAAGGTGACGTTTGTCTTTCAGGATGTGTTCCTTTTTAAACAAAGTGTCATGGACAATATCCGCATGGGCAACCCCCAGGCTTCCGATCAGGAGGTCAGGGAAGCGGCTCAAGCCGCCCAATGCCACGATTTTATTATGAAGCTGCCCCAGGGGTATGACACGGTGATCGGCACCAGAGGAGTGCATTTGTCGGGAGGTGAAAAGCAGCGGATTGCCATCGCCCGGGCTATCGTGAAAGATGCTCCTATAGTGGTACTGGATGAGGCTACGGCTTTTGCTGATCCAGAAAATGAGCACCTGATTCAAAAGGCTTTTGAAAGGCTGATGAAGGATAAAACTGTGATTATGATCGCTCACCGCCTGTCTACGGTGCAGGGTGCGGATAAGATCGTGGTAGTGGAGGAAGGCAAGGTGTGCGAGGAAGGAACCCATGAGGAATTGCTGGCCAGGGGCGGCAAATACGCCGCTATGTGGAAGACCTATATGGACACCGCCAGCTGGACGATGAGTCAGGAGGAGGTTTTCGCTCATGCCTAA
- a CDS encoding SAM-dependent methyltransferase produces the protein MYTFTNQFISNDKNVEFLKAAMMGPNAMRLAEELSSHLNIDETMRILDLGCGCGLSTLLLTKKYGASVFAADLWISPTENYERFQSLGIADKAVPISVDATKGLPFAKGYFDLLFTVDAYHYFGDTAAMLPSLIPFVKKGGYIAVAIPGLNYEFEDKVPDEMQPFWNSEMARTLHSLDWWKDLWKKAEGIEMVDSREMACCREAWQEWLTAYHPIVAEDIKMMAAEDGKYFNLVQLIAKVL, from the coding sequence ATGTATACATTTACAAACCAGTTTATTTCTAATGATAAAAATGTTGAGTTCCTGAAAGCCGCTATGATGGGGCCAAATGCCATGCGCTTAGCGGAGGAATTGTCATCACACCTGAACATTGATGAGACTATGCGCATACTTGACCTCGGCTGCGGGTGTGGTCTTTCCACCCTTTTGTTAACGAAAAAATATGGCGCCTCCGTTTTCGCCGCCGACCTTTGGATCTCGCCAACTGAAAACTATGAGCGTTTTCAATCTCTGGGGATTGCTGATAAAGCCGTGCCAATTTCCGTCGACGCGACCAAAGGGCTGCCTTTCGCCAAGGGCTATTTTGACTTGTTGTTCACCGTGGATGCCTACCATTATTTCGGCGATACGGCGGCAATGCTCCCTTCCCTTATTCCTTTTGTGAAAAAGGGGGGCTATATCGCCGTGGCTATTCCTGGATTAAATTACGAATTTGAGGATAAGGTTCCCGATGAAATGCAGCCGTTTTGGAATAGCGAGATGGCAAGAACCCTGCACTCTCTTGATTGGTGGAAAGATTTGTGGAAGAAAGCAGAAGGCATTGAAATGGTGGACAGCCGCGAAATGGCCTGCTGCAGAGAGGCGTGGCAGGAATGGCTGACCGCTTATCATCCCATTGTCGCCGAGGACATCAAAATGATGGCGGCTGAAGACGGAAAGTATTTTAATCTTGTTCAGTTGATTGCTAAAGTACTCTAA
- a CDS encoding DUF6110 family protein, which yields MMLGKEKITLFGLGLMAGTFGLKLATSKTAKKAYVKTLATGLKAKAECDKMIEEAKANVDDIMAEAKLVSEHE from the coding sequence ATGATGTTAGGGAAAGAAAAAATAACTTTGTTCGGATTGGGGCTAATGGCGGGAACCTTTGGCCTGAAGCTGGCGACAAGCAAAACGGCCAAGAAAGCTTATGTTAAGACCCTGGCCACCGGCTTAAAGGCCAAGGCTGAATGCGACAAAATGATTGAAGAAGCGAAGGCCAATGTGGACGATATCATGGCCGAGGCAAAGCTTGTCTCCGAGCATGAATAG
- a CDS encoding ABC transporter permease has product MTLLLGSVQLGLIYGMLALGIYISFRILNIPDLTADGSFTLGLSVSAVMTLAGHPFLGILLAVAAGAAAGTVTGLLQTKLEIHPILAGIITMSSLYSINLYILGSRSNLSLIGSDSLFSPLAWLPANKEVLKTLVPFIVCFLCAAALIWFFKTHLGLCIRATGNNEDMVRASSINVDAMKITAIAISNACIGLSGAVLAQYQGYADISSGIGIMVVGLASAIIGEAIFGRRSLTIGLLSAIFGSLIYRFIIAAALKSSIFPAYMLRVVSAVIVVIALSLPVIKKHLELRSMRKQVEQDA; this is encoded by the coding sequence ATGACTTTGCTTCTCGGCTCCGTCCAGCTCGGATTAATCTACGGCATGCTGGCTCTTGGCATCTATATTTCCTTCCGCATCCTCAACATTCCGGATCTTACCGCCGATGGGAGCTTCACTCTCGGACTCTCTGTGTCCGCTGTCATGACCCTGGCCGGCCACCCTTTTCTCGGTATTCTGCTGGCTGTTGCCGCCGGGGCTGCCGCGGGAACCGTAACCGGGCTGCTGCAGACCAAACTGGAGATCCATCCCATCCTTGCCGGAATTATTACCATGAGCAGCTTGTACAGTATTAATCTCTATATTCTCGGGAGCCGCTCCAACCTTTCCCTGATCGGCAGTGACAGCCTCTTCAGTCCCCTGGCCTGGCTTCCGGCCAACAAGGAAGTATTGAAGACCCTGGTCCCCTTTATCGTTTGCTTTCTTTGTGCCGCCGCTCTGATTTGGTTTTTCAAAACCCATCTCGGCCTCTGCATACGGGCCACCGGGAATAACGAAGACATGGTCAGAGCTTCCTCCATCAATGTGGATGCCATGAAAATCACGGCCATAGCCATTTCCAACGCCTGCATCGGACTGTCCGGCGCCGTCCTTGCCCAGTATCAGGGATATGCCGACATCAGCTCCGGCATTGGCATCATGGTGGTCGGTCTCGCTTCCGCTATCATCGGAGAAGCCATTTTCGGACGGCGTTCTTTGACGATAGGGCTGCTCTCGGCCATCTTCGGCTCTCTTATTTACCGCTTCATCATCGCCGCCGCCCTGAAATCCAGCATTTTCCCCGCCTATATGCTCCGGGTTGTCTCAGCCGTGATCGTGGTGATTGCTTTATCCCTGCCCGTGATTAAAAAACACCTGGAATTACGCAGCATGAGAAAGCAGGTGGAGCAGGATGCTTAA
- a CDS encoding ABC transporter ATP-binding protein produces the protein MLKIINATKVFLSGTPNEHIALNNISLSLAQGEFVTLIGSNGAGKSTLFNAIGGTFWLNRGRIFLEEENITYLAEHKRAAMIGRLFQDPLKGTAPDMTIEENLALAYNRQGRNGLRLGVHPQDVKIFREKIAQLDMGLENRLRTKVGLLSGGQRQALSLLMSTIAGPRLLLLDEHTAALDPAAAEKIMAITRDIVSQEGITTMMITHNIQTALTTGSRTIMLDQGKIILDLAGEERKEMTVPRLLELYSQQSKTAFANDRMLLS, from the coding sequence ATGCTTAAGATCATCAACGCAACCAAAGTCTTTTTAAGCGGCACACCCAACGAGCATATAGCGCTGAATAACATCAGCCTCTCCCTGGCCCAAGGTGAATTTGTGACCCTCATCGGTTCCAACGGTGCCGGAAAATCCACCCTCTTTAACGCCATCGGCGGCACTTTCTGGCTAAACCGCGGCCGGATTTTTCTGGAAGAGGAGAACATCACTTACCTGGCTGAGCATAAACGGGCCGCCATGATCGGACGTTTGTTTCAGGATCCACTGAAGGGAACCGCTCCCGATATGACCATCGAGGAGAATCTGGCCCTGGCTTATAACCGCCAAGGCCGGAATGGTCTGCGCCTAGGCGTGCACCCTCAGGATGTGAAAATCTTCCGTGAGAAAATCGCCCAATTGGATATGGGCCTTGAAAACCGCCTGCGGACCAAGGTAGGACTGCTCTCCGGCGGCCAGCGGCAGGCCCTTTCCCTGCTCATGTCCACCATTGCCGGCCCCCGCCTGCTCCTGCTCGATGAGCATACTGCAGCCCTGGACCCGGCAGCTGCCGAAAAGATCATGGCGATTACCCGGGACATCGTCAGTCAGGAGGGCATCACCACCATGATGATCACCCACAATATCCAGACCGCTCTGACAACCGGCTCGCGAACCATCATGCTGGACCAGGGCAAGATCATCCTGGATCTCGCAGGTGAGGAGCGCAAAGAAATGACGGTTCCCCGTTTGCTGGAATTGTATTCTCAGCAAAGTAAAACCGCCTTCGCTAATGATCGCATGCTGTTAAGTTAA
- a CDS encoding ABC transporter ATP-binding protein: MPKLQAAFMLTDKGYKDLKKAIAACTLSNFSMMLSFIVMIQMIIELIKPLSGGEVAWTKMWMLLGAGILAALLIFLSLRNDYKKTYIVSYLESENTRVTLAEQIRKLPMSFFNDKDISEVTTHLMDDVATSEHVLSHVVPQIAANAISVTVICVMMAFYDWRMALAIFITVPLAFAIIFISRRFYGKLHKKHLEAKMAAAGQVQEYIEGIKVIRACNLDGEKFSALEKALRTMKKLAIAMEFGTGVFVTGAQVVLQAGIGLTVLVGTTLLTGGQIEFVPMLLYMLVVVRIYGPIVTELALLPEFLYHRIAVKRMQKLMSIQPMEGNKELELKDFTINFEKVDFQYNREGEGAIHNMTTTIPAGGITALVGPSGSGKSTVSKLIARFWDVSGGRITVGGVDVRTLDPEHLMSYMSFVFQDVVLFNDTVYNNIRIGNMKASREEVLAAAQAARCDEFISRMPEGYDTLLGENGSTLSGGERQRLSIARALLKDAPIVMLDEATASLDPESEAAIQQAISRLIRGKTVIVIAHRLRTIRNADKIIVLDQGRVAEEGTHESLLEKNGLYKKLFNIQQESLGWSVR; this comes from the coding sequence ATGCCTAAATTACAAGCCGCCTTTATGCTGACCGATAAAGGCTACAAGGATCTGAAAAAGGCCATTGCCGCCTGCACCCTGAGCAATTTTTCTATGATGCTTTCTTTTATCGTCATGATCCAGATGATTATAGAATTGATCAAACCTCTTTCCGGGGGAGAGGTAGCCTGGACGAAAATGTGGATGCTTTTGGGGGCCGGGATTCTGGCGGCCTTGCTCATCTTCCTCAGCCTGAGAAACGATTATAAAAAGACCTATATCGTGTCTTATCTGGAAAGCGAGAATACCCGGGTTACTCTGGCGGAGCAGATCCGCAAGCTGCCCATGAGCTTTTTCAATGACAAAGATATTTCCGAAGTCACCACCCATCTGATGGATGATGTGGCCACCAGCGAACATGTCCTCAGCCATGTGGTGCCCCAGATTGCAGCGAATGCCATCTCGGTCACCGTGATTTGTGTGATGATGGCCTTCTATGATTGGCGGATGGCTTTGGCCATCTTTATCACGGTGCCCCTGGCCTTCGCTATTATTTTTATCAGCCGCAGATTCTATGGCAAGCTTCACAAAAAGCACCTGGAGGCCAAGATGGCGGCGGCCGGACAGGTGCAGGAATATATTGAAGGAATCAAGGTCATTCGCGCCTGCAATCTGGACGGAGAGAAGTTCAGCGCCTTGGAAAAAGCCCTGCGGACCATGAAAAAACTGGCCATAGCTATGGAGTTCGGTACCGGGGTGTTCGTGACCGGGGCTCAGGTGGTTCTGCAGGCGGGTATCGGTCTTACCGTCCTGGTGGGAACAACCCTGCTCACCGGGGGCCAGATTGAATTTGTGCCTATGCTGCTGTATATGCTGGTTGTGGTGCGCATCTATGGTCCCATCGTAACCGAACTGGCTCTTTTGCCGGAGTTTCTGTATCATCGCATCGCCGTAAAGCGCATGCAGAAGCTGATGAGCATCCAGCCCATGGAAGGGAACAAGGAGCTGGAGCTTAAGGACTTTACCATTAATTTTGAAAAGGTGGATTTCCAATATAACCGGGAAGGGGAAGGGGCCATCCACAATATGACCACAACCATTCCCGCTGGGGGAATAACGGCCCTGGTAGGGCCTTCCGGCAGCGGCAAAAGCACGGTTTCCAAGCTGATTGCCCGCTTCTGGGATGTGAGCGGGGGCCGGATCACAGTGGGGGGAGTGGATGTCAGGACCTTGGACCCGGAGCATCTGATGAGCTATATGAGCTTTGTCTTTCAGGATGTGGTCCTGTTCAACGATACGGTGTACAACAATATTCGCATCGGCAACATGAAGGCCTCCCGGGAAGAGGTTCTGGCCGCCGCCCAAGCTGCCCGCTGCGACGAGTTTATCAGCCGGATGCCCGAGGGGTATGATACCCTTTTGGGTGAGAACGGTTCCACTTTATCCGGCGGCGAACGCCAGCGCCTCTCCATTGCCAGGGCTTTGCTGAAGGATGCTCCCATCGTCATGCTGGACGAAGCCACCGCTTCTCTGGATCCGGAGAGCGAGGCCGCCATCCAGCAGGCCATTTCCCGTCTGATCCGGGGCAAAACGGTGATTGTCATCGCTCACCGTCTGCGCACCATCCGCAACGCCGACAAGATTATTGTCCTGGACCAGGGGAGAGTGGCTGAAGAGGGAACTCATGAGAGCCTCCTTGAGAAAAACGGTCTGTATAAAAAGCTCTTTAACATCCAGCAGGAAAGTTTGGGCTGGTCGGTGCGGTAA
- a CDS encoding ABC transporter substrate-binding protein produces the protein MKKTLAKILTLMLLLAAAGCSAETTPKNSDSANAIQVGLVQLADNGAFTDMREGFIDKLRELGYTEEQLVIDYKNANGDTATLNSIFQTMVDAQKDLIVTIGTPATQAIVNMDSGIPVFFISVSNPVGAKVITDMSTPDKHATGTSNAIPVSEMFKLSDQLTPDRQTYGLIYNTGEVNAVTTIEQAKNYLDSVGLNYKEAIVTSSSEVQQAAESLVGSVDAFFIPNDSMVQSAMPQVAEIAKQAKLPVYGSSAVMVQSGAFATVSIDDITIGGITAEMAVKFLKGTPIEQIPAITVSDFTTVINQSTADAIGVTIPQDILSHAAIIE, from the coding sequence ATGAAAAAAACACTGGCAAAAATCCTTACTTTAATGCTGCTTCTGGCTGCTGCCGGCTGCAGTGCGGAAACCACCCCCAAAAACAGTGACTCGGCCAATGCCATCCAGGTCGGTTTAGTCCAGCTGGCCGATAATGGTGCCTTCACGGACATGCGGGAAGGATTTATCGACAAGCTGCGGGAGCTGGGGTATACGGAAGAACAATTGGTCATCGACTACAAAAACGCCAATGGGGACACAGCAACCCTGAATTCCATCTTTCAAACCATGGTGGATGCTCAAAAAGACCTGATCGTGACCATCGGAACCCCCGCAACTCAGGCCATTGTCAATATGGACAGCGGCATTCCCGTGTTTTTCATCTCCGTTTCCAACCCAGTAGGGGCTAAAGTCATTACGGATATGTCCACACCGGATAAACATGCCACCGGCACCTCCAACGCCATCCCGGTCAGCGAAATGTTCAAGCTCTCTGATCAGCTGACACCTGACCGCCAAACTTACGGGTTGATTTACAATACCGGTGAAGTCAATGCCGTAACCACCATTGAACAGGCTAAAAACTATCTGGACTCCGTCGGCTTAAACTATAAAGAAGCTATCGTCACCTCTTCCTCCGAAGTTCAGCAGGCCGCCGAGTCTTTGGTCGGCAGTGTGGATGCCTTCTTCATTCCCAATGACAGCATGGTGCAAAGTGCTATGCCCCAGGTTGCTGAAATTGCCAAGCAGGCCAAGCTGCCTGTCTACGGAAGTTCTGCCGTCATGGTCCAATCCGGCGCCTTTGCCACAGTCAGCATCGATGACATCACTATCGGCGGCATCACAGCCGAAATGGCAGTGAAGTTCTTAAAGGGCACGCCAATTGAACAGATTCCGGCCATTACAGTGTCCGACTTTACCACTGTCATTAACCAATCCACCGCGGACGCTATCGGCGTGACCATTCCCCAGGATATACTAAGCCATGCCGCCATCATCGAATAA
- a CDS encoding TetR/AcrR family transcriptional regulator produces the protein MVRDGEQTREAILKSAQAEFLAKGFSAASLRKIATGAEVTTGALYRHFTDKAALFEALVAPCFHGFIQMFRQQGEDYLRGQDSYDFDHNWSSSEQSLLRWTEYIYDHLEVFKLLLSAAEKTAYESFVHILIEMEVDMTLEYIRLAREKGYMIKDVSREVIHIFVNAQFSAFFEMVLHDVPRERAVEYTSSIFRFFAAGWKKLFIGA, from the coding sequence ATGGTTCGTGACGGAGAACAGACACGGGAAGCTATTTTGAAAAGCGCTCAAGCTGAATTTTTGGCCAAGGGCTTCTCCGCTGCCTCGCTGCGCAAGATTGCCACGGGGGCCGAGGTGACGACCGGTGCGCTGTACCGTCATTTTACAGACAAGGCCGCCTTATTTGAGGCTTTGGTGGCTCCTTGTTTTCATGGCTTTATCCAAATGTTCCGGCAGCAAGGGGAGGACTATCTCCGGGGGCAGGACTCCTATGATTTTGACCATAACTGGTCTTCCTCGGAGCAAAGTCTGCTGAGGTGGACAGAATATATCTATGACCATCTGGAGGTCTTTAAATTGCTCCTCTCGGCAGCGGAAAAAACCGCTTATGAGAGCTTTGTCCATATCCTGATCGAGATGGAAGTGGATATGACCTTGGAGTATATCCGACTGGCCCGGGAAAAGGGCTACATGATCAAGGATGTCTCCAGAGAAGTAATTCACATTTTTGTTAACGCGCAGTTTTCCGCCTTTTTCGAGATGGTGCTTCACGATGTTCCCCGGGAGCGGGCTGTGGAGTATACCAGCAGTATCTTCCGCTTTTTTGCGGCAGGATGGAAAAAACTGTTTATCGGTGCATAA
- a CDS encoding heavy metal translocating P-type ATPase, whose protein sequence is MNYTISHDIPGRIRFKFPGGGFSQEETAALCHSLAKNSFIHKVQPYRLSGSLAVNYEEGCREEVIEAVAALKRAELKDYELPVGEVPYNAYTDQYLNQLVYMIGKRVLTKLYMPSGLKAFWMMKGALPYVLKAVKRLWSREKLNVDVLDAAAISVSILKRDYDTSGSVMFFLSVGNLLEEWTHKKSRDDLAKGLALRVNSAWVRRNGQESLANLKDIAIGEQVVARMGSYIPVDGVVLQGEAMVNQSTMTGESLVQRRIPGDTVYAGTVIEEGELLIGVTALESETKLNQIIKLIDESEGLKAAVQSKIENMADAIVPYSFLIAGGVYLATRSVALASAALMVDYSCALKMTTPIAILTAMREGTQHGFVIKGGKFLEEAALVDTIVFDKTGTLTEAKPYVVDVIGFGGYRRDRVLRLAACLEEHFPHSVAAAVVAKANEKNLKHREMHANVEYIVAHGIASYVEDKRVVIGSGHFVFEDEKVEVTAAEQEVIDKKAEAYSLLFLAVGGRLAGMLCIEDPIRPEAAGIVGELKALGIHHIALLTGDSEKAAQAIARRIDADDYRSQVLPAEKADYINSLRRQGRRVMMLGDGINDSPALSSANVGIAMKNGADIARDIADVVLTQGNLKSIVALRRLSSLLIRRIENNFRFTVGFNSGLLTLGVLGIISPGSSALLHNLSTVATGVSSMRNYLPE, encoded by the coding sequence ATGAACTATACAATAAGCCATGATATTCCCGGAAGAATTCGCTTTAAATTTCCCGGAGGCGGTTTTTCCCAAGAGGAAACGGCAGCGTTATGCCATAGTCTTGCTAAGAACAGTTTTATACATAAGGTCCAGCCCTACCGGCTCTCCGGCAGCCTTGCCGTGAATTACGAAGAAGGGTGCCGCGAAGAGGTCATTGAGGCCGTAGCCGCGCTGAAGAGGGCGGAATTGAAAGACTATGAGCTGCCGGTGGGAGAAGTTCCTTACAATGCTTACACGGATCAATACCTTAACCAGCTGGTATATATGATTGGCAAAAGGGTCCTGACAAAGCTCTATATGCCGTCGGGATTGAAGGCTTTCTGGATGATGAAAGGAGCCTTGCCCTATGTCTTGAAGGCGGTTAAGCGGCTTTGGAGCAGAGAAAAGCTCAATGTGGACGTGTTGGATGCTGCGGCAATCAGCGTCTCCATTTTAAAGAGAGATTATGACACTTCAGGCAGTGTCATGTTTTTTCTCTCCGTAGGCAATCTGCTGGAAGAATGGACCCACAAGAAATCCCGGGATGATCTGGCCAAAGGCCTGGCTTTGCGAGTGAATTCCGCCTGGGTCAGACGCAATGGGCAGGAAAGTCTGGCCAACCTGAAGGATATTGCCATCGGCGAGCAGGTGGTGGCCAGAATGGGGAGCTATATCCCTGTGGACGGTGTGGTCCTCCAAGGGGAGGCCATGGTCAATCAATCCACTATGACCGGGGAGTCCCTCGTGCAGAGGCGTATCCCAGGGGATACGGTTTATGCCGGCACGGTCATTGAAGAGGGCGAGCTGCTGATCGGGGTAACCGCCTTAGAGAGTGAAACAAAACTGAATCAGATCATAAAACTTATCGATGAATCCGAGGGGCTGAAAGCGGCGGTACAATCAAAAATCGAAAACATGGCCGATGCCATCGTGCCTTACAGCTTTCTGATCGCCGGAGGTGTTTATCTGGCGACCAGAAGTGTGGCCCTGGCTTCGGCGGCTCTCATGGTAGATTACTCCTGTGCGCTGAAGATGACGACGCCCATCGCTATTTTAACAGCGATGCGGGAGGGAACTCAGCACGGTTTTGTTATCAAAGGCGGGAAATTCCTTGAAGAAGCAGCTTTGGTCGATACCATTGTCTTCGATAAAACCGGAACCCTGACCGAGGCCAAGCCTTATGTAGTTGATGTGATCGGTTTTGGCGGGTATCGGCGTGACCGGGTTCTCCGTTTGGCGGCCTGTCTGGAGGAGCATTTCCCCCATTCGGTAGCGGCTGCTGTGGTGGCCAAAGCCAATGAAAAGAATTTGAAGCACAGGGAAATGCATGCCAATGTGGAGTACATTGTAGCCCATGGGATTGCTTCTTATGTGGAGGACAAGCGTGTCGTCATCGGCAGCGGGCATTTTGTTTTCGAGGATGAAAAGGTGGAGGTAACAGCTGCCGAGCAGGAGGTTATTGATAAGAAGGCGGAAGCGTACTCTTTGCTGTTTCTGGCCGTAGGGGGCAGACTGGCGGGAATGCTTTGCATCGAAGATCCCATCCGGCCTGAAGCCGCCGGGATAGTTGGTGAGCTGAAGGCTCTGGGCATCCATCATATCGCTCTTCTCACCGGAGATAGTGAGAAAGCGGCTCAGGCCATTGCCCGAAGGATTGATGCCGATGACTATCGCTCCCAGGTGCTGCCGGCGGAAAAAGCCGACTATATTAATTCGCTGCGGCGGCAAGGCAGAAGAGTCATGATGCTGGGAGACGGAATCAATGATTCGCCGGCCCTTTCCTCAGCAAATGTAGGGATTGCCATGAAAAACGGCGCGGATATCGCCCGGGATATCGCCGATGTGGTCTTAACCCAGGGCAATTTAAAATCCATCGTTGCCTTGCGCCGGTTAAGCTCGTTGCTGATCAGAAGGATCGAAAATAACTTCCGCTTTACGGTGGGCTTTAATTCCGGTCTGTTGACACTTGGTGTGCTGGGGATTATCTCTCCCGGCAGCTCGGCGCTGCTGCACAATCTCTCCACGGTAGCCACCGGGGTGAGCAGTATGCGGAATTATTTGCCGGAATAG
- a CDS encoding DUF421 domain-containing protein: MDYLIIALRIISVMALFLFLVLKTGRRKIAELPVYDFLSIIVLGSVIGADIAEPNIPHLPVLFAVVLIIALQYLVSSLLINNKKIARKITFGPTVIIQNGQFIKANMKRLKYSIETVLMLLREKDIFDLNEVEYAIVEGSGSISVLKKPQYLPLTPSDMKLKPGAKGLPLPLIIDGKVQDGNLQQLKRDRSWLAAELAQAGIPDFNEVFYADCTREGRLYISKIVQAQNFHDDFTL, translated from the coding sequence TTGGATTACTTAATTATCGCGCTCCGCATTATCTCTGTTATGGCACTGTTCCTGTTTTTGGTTCTGAAAACCGGCCGGCGCAAGATCGCCGAGCTTCCTGTCTATGACTTTTTATCGATTATCGTGCTGGGCAGCGTGATCGGCGCCGATATTGCGGAGCCCAATATTCCTCATCTCCCCGTCTTATTCGCGGTAGTACTCATCATAGCCCTGCAATATCTGGTAAGCTCCCTCTTGATCAACAACAAAAAAATTGCCCGTAAAATCACCTTCGGCCCCACTGTCATCATCCAGAACGGCCAGTTTATCAAAGCCAACATGAAAAGACTGAAATACTCCATCGAAACTGTCCTGATGCTATTGAGGGAAAAGGATATCTTCGACCTAAATGAGGTTGAATATGCTATCGTCGAGGGCAGCGGCAGTATCAGCGTTCTTAAAAAACCTCAGTATCTGCCCTTGACTCCTTCGGACATGAAGCTTAAGCCTGGCGCCAAAGGCCTGCCTCTTCCTCTGATTATTGATGGCAAGGTCCAGGACGGCAATCTTCAGCAACTCAAGCGTGACCGCTCCTGGCTCGCTGCAGAATTGGCTCAGGCCGGTATCCCTGATTTCAATGAGGTGTTTTACGCCGATTGCACCAGGGAGGGCAGATTATACATATCAAAAATAGTACAGGCCCAAAACTTCCATGATGACTTCACGTTGTAG